AGATCTGGGCCAAGATGCAGGAGAACGATCCAAAGTTGGCAGTCGACCAACCGGAGCACCCCATCACGGCAGATTCGCTGAAGCCGATCGTTGAAGAATATAAGCAGGCCGGCAAAGACTTCCAAATGGGAATGGTCTTCCCGGTCAGTACCCATAATTACGAAATACGATACTGGTTGGCTTCATCCGGAATTCATCCGGGCATGTACACCGCCCAAGATATCACCGGGGTGCAGGACGCCGATGTGTTACTTTCGGTTACCCCGCCGCCGCAAATGCCGGCAACTCTAGAAGCCGGCACTATCTTAGGGTACTGCGTGGGTGAGCCCTGGAACCAGCAGGCGGTTGTCAAAGAAATTGGTGTTCCCGTCACCACCAATTATGACATTTGGAAAAACAACCCGGAAAAGGTGTTCGGGGTGACGCAGCAATGGGATCAGCAGCATCCGAACACGCACGTTGCTGTTGTCAAGGCATTGATGCGAGCGGGCAAATGGCTGGATGCCGTTGATGAGGACGGCGTCTTTCTGAACCGCCAAGAAGCCTGCGAGATCTTAAGCCGAAAAGACTACGTCGGTGCGGACGCTGATGTGATCGACAACAGCATGACGGGCACGTTCGTGTTTCAAAAAACGGACGTCCGGCCCATGCCCGACTTCAATGTCTTCTTTAAGCACAATGCGACCTTTCCGCACTACAGCGATTGCGTTTGGTTTTTGACGCAAATGCGCCGCTGGGGCCAGATTACCGAATCAAAGCCGGCCCAGTGGTACGACGAAATGGCCAAAAAGATCTATCGGCCTGACATTTATCGTCAAGCTGCAGATCTGTTGATCAGTGAAGGAAAGCTGGATCCCAATGAGATTCCGGCGCCGGATTATGACGGCTATCGCGCGGCGTCCACCGATTTCATTGATGGGAAATCCTACGACGGCAAGGACCCACTGGGGTATTTGGCTAGCTTTGAGATCGGCCACAAAGAATAGCGTGTTTGGTAGCGATTTTTGACGGGCACGCGTTGTTCGTTGTCACGGAAGTCTGGTGCCGCAAGGATCGCGGCTGATCAAAAAGCGACGATGGTCGCATTCGATGACCACCTTTCAACAGATAAGAAGATAGTGATGAATTGGCGCGGAAACGCATTGCGGTTTTGCAACGTTGCGGGGTTACCCGTGTTGGAACCGTTCGTTCGGCTTGCGGCCGGCGAAGACCCGAAAGAACAGATGGCGGGGATTGCCAAGTTCATTTTGCTTCCCATCGTGACCGTCGGCATCTTTTTGGGGCTCTGGTCGTTGGCAGCGAAAACCATCGTCACAGGAAGTGCCAAATTGCCCGGGCCGGCGGCGACCTGGAACGCCGGTGTGGAACTGTTTGAGATGCATCAAACGCAAAAAGCGGCTGATGCTGCGATGCGTCAGGAAAAGCTGAATCAAGCCGTGGTGGCGATGGCCAAGGCACGCTTGATGGACGAGGCTGCGGCAAAGTCCAGCGGTGAAGAAGCGGAGAAGTACCTGGCTTCAGCCACGGCATTTCGCCAGGAGGCCGTGCGTGCGGCCAATTTTGTGCCTTCCAGTGCACCAACTTTTGTGGATCAAATCCTGACCAGCCTGAAGACCGTGTTTTTTGGCTTTGCCATCGCCACCTTGATCGCGGTTCCACTGGGTGTGTTGTGTGGTATGAGTCCCTGGTTCAACGCAGCCATGAACCCGTTCATACAGGTTTTCAAGCCGGTCAGCCCGCTGGCTTGGCTACCCTTGGCGGGGCTGGTCATTATCTGGGCGTATTCGGGGTCGACAGCGGGAGAGACGTTTTTCGAGAAGGCGTTTTTGATTTCTGCGGTGACCGTTTCCTTGTGTTCGCTGTGGCCCACGTTGGTGAACACCACCCTTGGTGTCGCAAGCGTTGATAAGGATTACATGAACGTTGCGAAGGTGTTGAAGCTTTCGTGGTCACAGCAATTGTTCAAGATCATCCTCCCGGCCAGCCTGCCTTTGATGTTCGCCGGGCTTCGTATCAGCCTTGGTGTTGGTTGGATGGTGCTGATCGCCGCCGACATGTTGGCCCAAAACCCCGGTTTAGGGAAATTCGTTTGGGATGAATTTCAAAATGGCAGCAGCCAGACGTATGCACGAATCGCGTTCAGCGTGATCATCATCGGCGTGATCGGGCTGGTCCTGGATCGCATCATGATCTGTCTGCGAAACATGGTCAGCTTTGGGAATCCTTCCCCTGCATGATGCCTTGTGCGCATCCGCTATCCGTTTCATCTGAAGATTTTCAACGAGACTGCACCTTTCATCCGCGTCGCTTTGCTTGATGCCTGGACGGAGAACCAATGAGTATTGCAACCAGTTCGGAGATAA
The DNA window shown above is from Crateriforma spongiae and carries:
- a CDS encoding CmpA/NrtA family ABC transporter substrate-binding protein encodes the protein MTQAGVALTVLALSGCAPDSVTLEDLEAAAAKVDLGDLDAEQLLQESSTKLDLEKTDLKFGFIKLTDCAPLVIAKEKGYFADEGLNVEIEAQSNWKVLLDRVIDGQLDGAHMLAGQPIGATIGFGTKADIITAYSLDYNGNGITVSNEIWAKMQENDPKLAVDQPEHPITADSLKPIVEEYKQAGKDFQMGMVFPVSTHNYEIRYWLASSGIHPGMYTAQDITGVQDADVLLSVTPPPQMPATLEAGTILGYCVGEPWNQQAVVKEIGVPVTTNYDIWKNNPEKVFGVTQQWDQQHPNTHVAVVKALMRAGKWLDAVDEDGVFLNRQEACEILSRKDYVGADADVIDNSMTGTFVFQKTDVRPMPDFNVFFKHNATFPHYSDCVWFLTQMRRWGQITESKPAQWYDEMAKKIYRPDIYRQAADLLISEGKLDPNEIPAPDYDGYRAASTDFIDGKSYDGKDPLGYLASFEIGHKE
- a CDS encoding ABC transporter permease, with the protein product MNWRGNALRFCNVAGLPVLEPFVRLAAGEDPKEQMAGIAKFILLPIVTVGIFLGLWSLAAKTIVTGSAKLPGPAATWNAGVELFEMHQTQKAADAAMRQEKLNQAVVAMAKARLMDEAAAKSSGEEAEKYLASATAFRQEAVRAANFVPSSAPTFVDQILTSLKTVFFGFAIATLIAVPLGVLCGMSPWFNAAMNPFIQVFKPVSPLAWLPLAGLVIIWAYSGSTAGETFFEKAFLISAVTVSLCSLWPTLVNTTLGVASVDKDYMNVAKVLKLSWSQQLFKIILPASLPLMFAGLRISLGVGWMVLIAADMLAQNPGLGKFVWDEFQNGSSQTYARIAFSVIIIGVIGLVLDRIMICLRNMVSFGNPSPA